The genome window TCGTGGTGAATAGTTACTCATATTGTTTGGAATTTTGAATTTTGGTCATTGGAATTTATTTGTATTTTGGAATTTGTGATTTGGAATTTTGCCACTTACTCCGCTCTCCTGCAATCTCTAATCTCCCGTTTATAGTTTATCCTTGTTTACCTCATCTTGTTACCCAACTTGTGGGTAAGGATTAGACCCCCGCCAGCGGGGGACAACGGCCAATCAATCACTTGAATGGCGACAGAGCACTAGTGTCGTGTTGAACAAATAACGCACAGAATTTGATTCTGGTAACTGGTGATTGGTAACTGGTAATTAAATACCGTTCGGCTGATCTCAGGACGAAACTATTTAACCAATTACCAGTTACCAATTATCCGTTTGCAGGTTATGAAATCTGATGATACTCCGTGCAAAACTTACTCAACACGACACTATCCTCCTACCTACTTTCTCCCTTCCGCATCCGTCCATAAGTCTAATAAATCCAAAGCATTACGCCTCTGGCAATTTTTATTTCCATAAGGCAATTTTTATTCACCACAGAAGTTTAGTTATAAATTATGGTAACTGTTCAGGATATAGCCACAGAGTCACAGAGAACACAGAGGGAATATATAACTACGAATGAACACAAATACAAAAAAATTTCCACCTGTGCGGTTAAATGTAAAATGGATAATGTAAAATGAAAATGTATAACTGAAAGGTAATGAGTCTTGCGAAGTACTAAAATTTCCCATTTTTCATTTCCTATTTTACATTTTACATTTATTTTTCCTTTGCGTCTCTGCGATGAATTAGTCTAATCGCACAGGTGGAAAAATTTGTAGTATGAGGCTTTAGCCTCGCTTCTGGCAAGCCAAAAGGCGAACCTAAAGATTCGCACTACATTTATGGGATGTCAGAGGTTAATTCGTGTGCATTTATGGTTAATTTCCTTAATTCTCTGTGAACTCTGTGCCTCTGTGGTGGAACGCTTACAAATTATGTTCCTGAAGGAAATTGCTTGCCTTTTTTAAAAACTCTTTTTCTTCTTTAGTCAAACTATCCATTCCTTCGCTGGATATCTTATCTAATAAGGTATCAATCCGTTCTTTGATAAGACGGACTTCTATCTTTTGGTTTTCTCTCGTTTTCTCTTTTCTCTTATTTTTTGCTTCTGCAATGATTCTTGTTATTTTTTCCCAACTTAAGATATTCTTCAAATAAAGGTATCCAACTACCATCCCACCTAAATGAGCGAAATGGCCTATGCCATCAGGTGTATGCTTTATACAGGCGAAGAACTCAATTATTCCAAAGAGGATAACAAAGTACCTTGCCTTCATTGGAAACAATCCAAAAAGTAATATGATATTATCCGGAAACATCATTCCATAAGCGACTAATATGCCAAAAATAGCGGCTGATGCGCCAATTGAAGGGATAGTTGCATTAGGGGATAAAAGGCAGGTGGCTATTCCACCACCGATACCTGTTAAGAAGTAGTAGTGAACAAATCTCTTTGTTCCCCAGACTGCCTCGATATTAGTTCCAAACATCCATAAGGCTAACATATTGAAGAGGATATGAAAAACATCCCCATGTAAAAACATATAGGTAAAGATTTGCCACAGCATAAATTCATGAAAAACTCGTATCGGAATTAATCCCAAAAAACCAATAAGTTGATTTAAGAAAAATAATTGGAGTATGAATATAATTCCATTAACGATAATCAGTTTTTTTACTCCAGAAGTCAATCGATAACCAAATCCTGTTTGATAATAATATGGATACATACACCTTACCATCCTTTTGTATTCACTTTATGTATAGCAGTTATTAATCAAAACTTTACTTAGAATGGATAGAGCCCAATTTTTCGACCTGTGCGGTTAGAAATTACAAGCAAATTTCCTCAAACCTGAAAGGTTTGACTTTTACATAACCGTAGATAAAATCTACGGAGAGAACCCCTGCTTACTACTCAACCCTGAAAGGGTTGAATTCTAACGATAAAGTTCAGGTGCGGCGGGGAGAATTACCACAAAAGTTTGATAGCAAGATAAAACTTTGAGAGACCACAAAACTCTGACCACGGCACAGTCCCCCGCCGTCCGCTGCAACGATTTGTTAGGCAAAAGATTCCCTCCGCCGTCTTTTCTTCCTCTTCTGAGTTGCTTCCCTTCTTAATAATTTAGTATTGTGTCCCCAGAATTCCCAGAATTCCCACTGATTTGTCTCTCATATGGGCCAAGGAACCGCTCACCGTTGAAATGAATGATATGGCTTGGCGCCTCAGCGATCCAGACTTCGGTCTCCCACGCGATATCAGAAATGAATTTCGTCATAGCTCGTCGAGAGAGAAAAGCAGTCACAAAGACCAGCCCCGCCGTAGTATCTTTAAATAACTCTTTTAACTCATTGTGTCGCTTTAGACCAATAGGTCCGTGGCTTGTAACAGCTTCGATAAGGACAAGCCAATTCTTCTTCGGTAAATGAACAATAACATCAGGCATCTTCCCGTGTTCATCCAACATCAGTCCAAGATTGAAGAGATAGTCCTTCTCTACATGTCGCTGCTTGTTGCCTGTGTCGCCAACATAGATCAGTACCCCTCCAGGAGCAAATCTTGGACAAAACTCCTCAATAATTCTTCTGATAAGCTCGTTCTGACCACCAACCGTCAGCTTTAGTTGTTGACCATCGGGGAGATTAACTGGAATCAGATCCATTTGACGCTCCCTTGGTTCAAGCCGACGAAGCGACTCAGAGTTGTTTATGAAATTCTTCAGAGAATCATTCCACGAGTGGGAACCATACCTATGGCAAAGATTCAAGAGCGTCGGTACTACTTGATAGCGGTTATCAGGACTATTCACAGGTCTTGTAGAATCATCTGGATTCTGTATAACCAAACCCATCTGCACAAATTGGTGAATAGTGAATCGACGCACTGTTTCTCGGGTATTCGGGGCATACTTCTTGCCGAAATGTTTCTCAAAATAATTCATCATTTCGGTAATACCAAGCATAGGTGCCGTAGCATCTGCCCATCGCTTCCGAGTTGTCATACCCAGTAGAGCAAGAAGCGTAAGAGCAGAACGCTCGTTCTGCTGTTCTTTTGGAACCTTAATCGACTCGAGGATGTTCAGTGCTTCAGAAACTCTCTTTGCGACTCCCGTAGGTTTGCTTTGTGATCGATCAGCCATTGTAAATAGCCTCCTTAACTATGCGATCCAGTTCATCTTGAGGCGGAAATATCTTGCCGATTCGCCGCCCAAGGAATTCAAGCTTATGCCATGATGGATACCGCAAACAACGGAGGTCGGTGGCGTTCACTTGAGTGTGTCCACTGAACTGCCGAAAATAGGAATCTACGATTGTCGAGTTCAGAAACGCAGCAAGTCCCTTTGCTCTGGTCAGTGGCAACTCCGAGTCTAAAGCATGATAATAGTTTAAGTGATTTTCAAATGCAACCTTATAAGCTGGAACGCGACGAGGGTCATATACCGCTGCCACTATCCGACGCCGTTCCTCCTTTGCTGAAAACCTCTTTACGAGAACATAACACTTCTGCGAGACGAAAAGTTCTTCTGCCCCTGGCTCAAGCAAGATAGCATTCGGCTTGCGAGTTTGATAATTAGGCCATTCGACAAAGCCACCCCGAAGGTGACAAGGATAGATAAGTGGAGCAGTATTCTCATCTGGACAGGGACGGAGTAAGTGTTTTGCTCGAAAATCTACGATTCGTCCGGTCGAGACTGCCAAGCCAAGATCTCTAAGATTCGAATCGAGTTTTTCAATCATATTCCTGATTGAATCTCCATTGCTATCTGGGACAATACGAATGAAGAGATGAGGATCGTCAGGCCGAATAAGATCTGTGTGATCTGTTTTTCGAATTTTCAGGTTCGAATCGTTGAGATCAAGACTTGACGAGACAATTACTTTGTCGTTGATGGCCGGCGACTTAATTGCCTGAAATACGATATTTTCTTGTAAAATTCCGTCGTCGGCGAAGGCTCGATTACGCGAATCAAATACGTGAATGCGACGGAACTGCATTTCCTTTAGAAAAAAATAGCGGAAGGGTTCAAAATAAAGTCCATTACAGAAACTCCTTGGAGTGATAGCAACCATTTCTCCACCTGGGACGAGAAGTTTAGCTGTCACTGCCAGAAAGCCAGTATATAGGTTAGTTGTCTCGAGTCCAATAGATTGAAGCAACTTTCTCTCTCGGGATTTGGTATGAATTTTCCTATAGGGTGGATTGAGGATCGCACAGTCAAATCGCTCCTTCTCTCCAGTGATAAATAAATCGCCTGTGAATGAACTAATACCTGCTTCCAGGAAGTCCTGGTCAACAATACGTGCCTCAAATTGAATGCCCGCATCTTCACTCACTCTGCGGCAGAGATCAAGTGTCTTATGGAGATATGTGTTTAACAGAGGATCTATTTCATAGGTGGTCAAGGCTATCACTTTTGGACGCTGATGCCTCCGGCAAATTGAAACTATCAAAGCGGCCGAAAGCGAGCCTACTCCAGCTCCAGGGTCAAGAATGCGGATAAAGGATTTTCTGCATTTGAACATGTCGGCCATAAATATCGCAACCGACAAAGGTGTTAAAAATTGACCCATGAGAGCACGTCGCCGAGAGTCCAGTTGAAGAGTTACTTCCCTGCGGGCGACCTCAATTGATGACAGAAGTAAATTCTCATCTGCTTTTATAGTTTGTTCGAGAACCTTTATTTGGGTGTTCATTATTTCTTCTTCCATTCAATTACAATCTTTATATCCACTAACGACCAGGTTTAGACGCGACGGTGTGTCATCGCTGACATCGTTCGGAGCGTCTTATTATGCACATTAGAAAAGTGGTAAGTTGCCAGCATTCGTATCAAGTGCTTCGATTTTAGAAAAAATA of bacterium contains these proteins:
- a CDS encoding rhomboid family intramembrane serine protease; amino-acid sequence: MYPYYYQTGFGYRLTSGVKKLIIVNGIIFILQLFFLNQLIGFLGLIPIRVFHEFMLWQIFTYMFLHGDVFHILFNMLALWMFGTNIEAVWGTKRFVHYYFLTGIGGGIATCLLSPNATIPSIGASAAIFGILVAYGMMFPDNIILLFGLFPMKARYFVILFGIIEFFACIKHTPDGIGHFAHLGGMVVGYLYLKNILSWEKITRIIAEAKNKRKEKTRENQKIEVRLIKERIDTLLDKISSEGMDSLTKEEKEFLKKASNFLQEHNL
- a CDS encoding BsuBI/PstI family type II restriction endonuclease; its protein translation is MADRSQSKPTGVAKRVSEALNILESIKVPKEQQNERSALTLLALLGMTTRKRWADATAPMLGITEMMNYFEKHFGKKYAPNTRETVRRFTIHQFVQMGLVIQNPDDSTRPVNSPDNRYQVVPTLLNLCHRYGSHSWNDSLKNFINNSESLRRLEPRERQMDLIPVNLPDGQQLKLTVGGQNELIRRIIEEFCPRFAPGGVLIYVGDTGNKQRHVEKDYLFNLGLMLDEHGKMPDVIVHLPKKNWLVLIEAVTSHGPIGLKRHNELKELFKDTTAGLVFVTAFLSRRAMTKFISDIAWETEVWIAEAPSHIIHFNGERFLGPYERQISGNSGNSGDTILNY
- a CDS encoding Eco57I restriction-modification methylase domain-containing protein, coding for MEEEIMNTQIKVLEQTIKADENLLLSSIEVARREVTLQLDSRRRALMGQFLTPLSVAIFMADMFKCRKSFIRILDPGAGVGSLSAALIVSICRRHQRPKVIALTTYEIDPLLNTYLHKTLDLCRRVSEDAGIQFEARIVDQDFLEAGISSFTGDLFITGEKERFDCAILNPPYRKIHTKSRERKLLQSIGLETTNLYTGFLAVTAKLLVPGGEMVAITPRSFCNGLYFEPFRYFFLKEMQFRRIHVFDSRNRAFADDGILQENIVFQAIKSPAINDKVIVSSSLDLNDSNLKIRKTDHTDLIRPDDPHLFIRIVPDSNGDSIRNMIEKLDSNLRDLGLAVSTGRIVDFRAKHLLRPCPDENTAPLIYPCHLRGGFVEWPNYQTRKPNAILLEPGAEELFVSQKCYVLVKRFSAKEERRRIVAAVYDPRRVPAYKVAFENHLNYYHALDSELPLTRAKGLAAFLNSTIVDSYFRQFSGHTQVNATDLRCLRYPSWHKLEFLGRRIGKIFPPQDELDRIVKEAIYNG